In the Clostridium cellulovorans 743B genome, AAATGCTTTAAATCAGAAGGTTGGAACATATTCACTAGGTATGAGACAACGACTAGGAATTGCAGTAGCCTTGCTTCATAATCCGAAGATTCTTATCCTAGATGAACCTACAAATGGACTAGATCCAGCAGGGATAAAAGAATTAAGGGAATATTTAAAAGAACTGGCACACAAAGATAATATAGCGGTAGTGGTGTCAAGTCACATGCTTTCGGAAGTAGAACTTATGTGTGATAGGGTTGGAATTGTCCAAAAGGGAGAACTTGTTAAAACAGTAGACCTTAATAATAGAGAAACATCATATACTTGGCTTAAAATAGAAGCAGATAATTTAGAAGTTGCAAAAGTTTTGTTAAAAGAAAAGATAAAAGGGATAGACGTAGAAATAGAGGATCAGATTTTAAAGGTTAAGACTGAAAAGAAAGACGTACCTATGATTCTAAAAGTATTGCTTTATAATGACATAGAGGTTTATAACGCAAGCTTTGGTAAGGAATCATTAGAAAATATATTTTTAGATCTTACAGGAGGTGCAGTTTATGGTCGTTAAATTAATAGGGAATGAATTTAGAAAATATCTATATGAAAAGAAAATTTATATATTCTTAGGTATAAATACTTTCATAACAATTATGATGTATATAGTGAATGCTTTTTATAGCCAAACAAAACCAGAAAGTGGAGTAGATTTTGCATTTAGCGCTTTAAATGGATTGAGACTGTTAATACTCATATTTAGTATAATTTATGCAGGAGAAATACTTCCACGAGAGTTTTCACAGGGAACCATAAAGCAATTAATGATAAAGCCTCATAGCAGAACAAAAATTTTATTTTCAAAATATATCACAGTATTTCTTTTAGCAATTGCACAATATCTAGGAGTGTTTATAGCTGCTTTAGCACTGGGAACAGCTAGTTTTGGGTTTTATGATAAGGGCACACAATTAGCACATTTGATTTCTACATTTGTAAATGGGTCTATATTACCTTTAGTATTTTTAGTAACAATAGCATTTATGCTATCGGTGTTAACAAAATCATCAGCAATAGCTATATCATTTGGAATAGGTCTTCAAACCATAGGCCAGCTGATAGGAGCGTTAATTCAAAGTAAAATACAATGGTTTTCAAAATTTTATTTATTTTCTGTTATGGATTTTAATAATTTACCAGCTCATGCTACAAAAGCTTCTTCTACAATAGTACTAATAACTTATTTTATTATTTTCATGATAATTACATTTACTTATTTCAATAAAAAAGATATTGTATAATATCAATAAGTTCAGTCTGACTAAGGTGTCATAAGTATAATGGCAGTAAAAAATAAGCTATTAATTTAAAAAAATCCTATTCCTACTATTCACATATAGGTAGAAATAGGATCTTTTTTTAGTTGATTCAGATTCATGTATTTCTTCAGAAATTTCAGAGCAGTTTTGAAGCTAAAGAGAAAATATAATAAATAAGGGTTATAATATAGTTATAAAATTTTAATATTAATGTAAAATTATCTATAAGAATAATCAAGTAGGGTGATTTAATGAAAATACAAAAAGGAGTGATATCATGAGCAACAAATACCCAAGCAAAGCCATAGCCCAAGAAACTTTAAAGGAAGCAGAAAAACTAAACAAAGGACAATGGGTACAACACGCAGAATACGTAGCCTTAGCTTGCAAAAATATAGCAGAGCACTGTGAAGGTTTAGACAGCGAAAAAGCCTATGTGTTAGGATTACTACACGATATTGGTAGACGAGTTGGAATAGTAAAAGAAAAACACACAATTGCAGGCTATGATTATTGCATCAGCCAAGGTTGGGATGATGTAGCTAAAATATGCATCACCCATTCATATAGTATACAGGATATAAAATCCGTTGTTGGGGAAATGGATATGAGTAAAGAAGAATACGATTTTATCGAAAATTATCTAGATTCTATAGTTTACGATGATTATGATTTACTGGTTCAACTTTGTGATGCCTTAGCTTTGCCAACAGGATTTTGCTTAATGGAACAAAGGTTAGTAGATATAGCTCGCAGATATGGTTTTAACCAATACACTCTTCTAAGATGGGAAGAGCTTTTTAAGATAAAAGAATATTTTGAAGATAAAATAGGAAGTTCAATTTATCAAGTATTACCTGGTGCAGCTGAGAATACCTTTGGATTAAAATAGAATGAAAATATAGTCACTATATTATATTTTTGGATTATAAGATTTGTAGTTGCTACAAGGGGATTAGCATTAAAAAGCTGATTGATTGAATATACTATATATTTTTGGTATGATTTTATCATATATAAGTTAAGCTAATGAAACTTCATCAAAACTTTATGGACATATGACAAAATTAATATAAACTATGAAGAATCTTTGTGAAAATTTATATATAGCTACAAAAAAATCAATAAAAGCAGTAAAGGGTGAAGTATTTGGCTACTATAAAGGATGTTGCGAAATATTGTGGTGTCTCTGCAATGACTGTTTCAAGAGCACTAAATAATAGCACTGAGATATCCCAAGAAACGAAAGAGAGAATATTAAAGGCTTGCCAAGAACTTGGCTACAAGCCTAATAATGCTGCGAGAAGCTTGATTACGAAGAAAACAAAGATGGTTGGACTAATAATTCCTGATATCACAAATCAGTACTACGCTAATATAAGCAAGGGTGTCAGTTCTTATATTGAAGCCCTTGGATATGGATTGGTATTATGTAATAGCGACAGAAAAAAAACTAATGAACAAGGGTATTTAGATTTTCTTACTGAAGGAAGATGTGATGGGATAATAATTCTGCCTGTTAATCCACAAAAGGAAGATTATGAGCAGATAGCAAAGATAACTCCAATGGTTATGGCGGACAATTATGCTGAAGGTCTAGATGTGAGTTTTATTTCTAGCGATAACTATTATGGAGGTACAAAGATTGTTGAACATCTTATAAAGCAAGGATATAGAAGGATAGGTATTATACTCGGTGGAGAAAGGTCAACAGCTTCTAACGAAAGGTTTAGGGCATATAAAACAGTTCTTAAAAATAATAATATAGAATTTGATGAGAATATTGTGATATACAGCAATGCTACCTTTGAAGAGGGCTTTATTTTAGCAGAAAAGTTACTTGAAAAAGGGGTTGATTGTATTTTTGCAATTAATGATACTGTGGCAATGGGAGTAATTAAATATTGCTATCTAAAGGGCATTAAAATCTCTGAGGACGTGGGTATAGCTGGCTATGATAATATTGAACAAAGTTCGATGCTTCCAATTCCCTTAACTACTGTTGATCAAAATGGGAAGTTATTAGGGCAAATGGCAGCAGGGCTGTTGATGGATCAACTTAATGGAGAAACGGTGAAAAATAAAGTTATAACTCTTGAACCAAAGCTTGTAATAAGAAAATCTTGCAGGGAAATATAATGTGGTTGACTACTAGGTATATACAATATATAATGGAATCAAAAATTGTTAGCGTTAACGACAAAATATAAAATTCCGTTAATGTTAACAATATATTTTTTTGAGAATGTGTTAACGTTAACGATATTATAAAGTATATTGGAAAGAGTGGGGAAAAGTATGGATGTTAGGTATTCAAGTCATTATGAAGATGTAAAAAAATATGATACATCAGATTTAAGAAGGCATTTTTTAATTGAAGACCTTTTTGTAAAAGGTGAAATGAAAATGGTGTATAGCCATATTGATAGAATAATTATTGCGGGTGCAACTCCAACGGATAAAGCGATTTCTTTAGCAGCAAGTAAAGAACTAGGTTGTGATTATTTCCTTGAAAGAAGAGAAATGGGTGTTATCAATATAGGAGGACCTGGAGTTGTAATTCTTGATGGAGAAAAATATCAGTTAAATTCAAGGGATGGTCTTTATGTTGGTATGGGAATCAAAGAAGTGAGCTTTGAAAGTCTTGATTCTAATAAGCCAGCTAAATTTTATATAAATAGTGGTACTGCACATAAAGCTTATCCAACAGTTAAGATTGATTTAGAGAAAGCTAACAAGGTTAAAGCAGGTACTGATGAAGAATGTAACAAAAGAACAATAAATCAATATGTTCATCCTGCAGTTTGCGAAAGTTGCCAATTAGTTATGGGAATGACTATTTTAGAACCAGGCAGCAACTGGAACACAATGCCTTGTCATACTCATGATAGAAGAATGGAAGTTTATTTATATTTTGATATGGATGATGATTCTGTGGTGTTCCATCTAATGGGAAGACCAGATGAAACAAGACATATAGTAATGAAGAATGAACAAGCAGTAATTTCTCCAAGTTGGTCAATTCATTCTGGGGTTGGAACAAAAAACTATACCTTTATATGGGGTATGGTGGGAGAAAATCAAACCTTTACGGATATGGATGGAGTGCCTACAAATCAGTTAAAATAATAAAGCATTACAACTAAATATACAAGTTTTGAAGCGTTAGTAGGAATGTTGAAAGAGTGGAATTTATATTGGTAGTAATTACCTTAAAAATATCCTGCCATGATTTTTCTGTTACCAGTTGAATTCGATGCTCTTACATATAGATTTTTACAGTTACCTTCATGAAATTATATGATTGGTAATTTCAATAAAGTGAAAAGTTTATATCATAAATCAACTAGTACAAAAAGTTATTCCAAGATGTTTACAAGCGATTGCAGTTTTTTCGAAATAATAAATGATTTTATAATAATTATAGACTTGTTGTAGGAGGATATATGATTAATTTACGTGAGATAAAGAAAGCTTTAATTTATGGTAATGACAATGATTATGTTTTATTTCCAGAGGTACGTGAAAAATCCGTTATGGATTTTATTATGAATAGTGAGAAACATAAGACACAGATTGAGGAAATAAGGTTAAACTCAAATTTGGCATTAAAAGAACCATCACCAATTATAAATTTTAAGATATTTAAAGAGTTTGAGGATACTGGGAATAGGTTGCATTTTGAAAATGCTTACTTTAAAAGAAGAAGGCAATTATTTTCATTAATATTAGATTATATAATGAAAAAAAATCAAGCCTATATATTTATCATAGAAGAAAAATTGTGGGAATGGTGCGATCTTTATAGTTGGGAATTACCTGCTCATTTTGATATATCAAAAGAGAATATTGAAGAAGGTGGGGAGTTACCAGATACAACAGTAGCTTTATTTGCAGCAGAAAATGCTTTCTTTTTTGCTGAGATATTATCCTTAATAGGTGATGAATTAGATGAATTTTTAGTATTCAGATTAAAGAAAGAAATATTTAGAAGGGTAATTAATCCTTTTAAAAACAGGAATTATTGGTGGGAAACTGCCGAAATGAATTGGGCATCAGTTTGTGCTGGAGCAGTTGGAGCTACGGCTATTTATTTAGTCGAAGATATTGATGAACTTTCGTTCATAGTAGATAGAGTTATAAAAAGCTTTGATTCTTATCTTAATAGCTTTGACGAAGATGGTATAACAGCAGAAGGATTAACTTATTGGAGTTATGGCTTTAGCTTTTATGTATTCTTCGCTGAATTATTAAAAGATAGGACTAGTGGAAAAATATCTTTAATTAAAGATAATGAGAAGATAAAACATATTGCTAGACTTCCTCAGATCTTGCAATTTCCTTCAAGAGATTTTGTTAATTTCTCTGATGCAGACAGTGAAAAATGGCAAGGAGATTGTGGATTGTTTGCAAAGCTTGAGGCTGAATTAGATATAGAAGGCTATAACTATGAGAATAGTACCAGTTTATATTCTGATCATGCTTTTAGATGGGCGTCTATGGTGAGAAAGATTTTCTGGTATTGCGATACTTATAAAGATAGCAAAGGTCCCACAGCATTAAAAAAAGTTACCATGAGCAATAACGGAAAAAGTAACAAGGAAGAGGATCATGTTTTAAATAAAGATAATTATTTAACAGGTAGTTTTTATTTTAAAGAATCTCAATGGCTTGTTGATAGAAGAAATATAAATGGTAATTTTGTAGCTTTTGCAGCTAAGGGTGGAAATAATGATGAACCACATAATCATAATGATTTAGGACATTTTATTCTTCATTATAAAAATGAAAATATTTTTATGGATTTAGGTTCACCAGAATACTTAAAGGAATATTTTAATGATAAAACAAGATATGACTTCCTAACAGCTTCATCCTTGGGACATTCTGTACCAGTGATTAATGATAGCGAGCAAAAGTATGGTAGATTGTCATTCTCAAAAGTAATAGATTATAAGACCACAGATTCTAAGATACTTTTTAAATTGGATTTAACAAGAGCATATAGGATAAAAACTCTTGTGAATTTTGAAAGAGAATTTATTTGGGATTATAAATTGCTAGAGCTTACTATTAATGATAGCTTTAATCTTAACAAAGCAAATAATATCATTAAAGAAGCCTTTATTACGAAAGTTAAGCCAGAATTAATTGAAAAGGGAAAAGTTAGAATCAATGCTGACAATTCTATAGTAGAAATGCTTTATCCTGAAAATTTACAGTGTATTATTGAAGAATGTAATTTCAAGAATCACAGTGGAGAAGAAACTACTGTATATAGAACTTCATTTTTAGCTGAAGCAAGTTATATTGAAGCCTATAGTTTTAAAATTAGATTAATGGACAAATAATCAAGCTTATAAACACAGACAATTTATTTGTTCAAATATTTTTGAATTAAGCCTGGCTAGAGCAGAATGGAATATTTAGAATAATAAAGTCCTCAGTTTTTTAGAACTGAGGACTCTATTAAATTTAACTGAAGTCAATAAGTTTACCGAACACAATAAGGTACTTAACATAATAAGCTTATTTGGTAAGCTTTTATCTGTATCTTTATCTTGATATGTGGTTTATTTAATCTAATAAGTTAATTCAATCCAAGAGCTTTTCTCTTTTCAATAATATGAGCTTCAATGTTTTTGGCTACTTGAACAGGATCATCACCAAGGGCTATGTTTCCGCCAGTTACACCCTTTGCTTTTTCAGTTAATAAAGCTACAAGTTCTGGAGCTCCAGTCATAAACGGTACTGGAGATAAATGAGTATAAGTACCGTAAGCTAAGGCGAAGACTCCATCTATAGTTGCCTTTTGTTCCATCCATTCTGGTGCTGTAACGGCTATTGGAAGGTCAGGAACATCTACATTCAAATGTTCAGCCAGTGCAGTTACAAGCATTGAGATTCTTCCAGTATCAGTGCAAGTACCAAAGCTTAATACTGGAGGGATTTTTAACAGATTACATACAGCTTTTAAGCCTTCTCCAGCTATTTCATTAGCAGCTTCAAGGGTACAAAGACCTGCAACCTCTAGAGCATGGTTTCCGCAACCACCAGCAACAACTAGGATATCTTTTTTAATCAGTTCTTTTGTTAGATTTACTGTAACCCAATCTTGAGGTCCATTTCTTAGAGTGGAGCAATTTGCAAGGGCTACAACTCCTTTGATTTTTCCTTCTGATATAACTTGAACAAGAGGATCAAGCTTGTTGCCAAGAGCTCCTAGAACTGCTTCTGTGGAGAAACCAGTTATTGCCTTTTGTATTTTTTGAGGAACCTTTGGAACTATCTTTCTTTCCTTTCTCTTTTTAAAGTTTTCAATAGCAAGATTAATCAATTCGTCTGCCATTTGATCAACCTCTGTTGGGTCGTAAGGTATTTTATATTTAATTCCTGGAAGATCGATAATAGTGCTTACGGCAACTAAAGTTATTTGATATTTTTCAGCGTACATATCTATAGCAGGTGGAGAACAGTTTTCTTCCATAGCAAAGACGTCCACGGTGCCTGTAGCTAATAGTGGTTCTATTGTAAGCCAATTGCCCATATGTCCTACAAACACATCGTCAACTTCAAATCTTTGAAGTAATTCTTGACCTGTTTCTATCGAACCAACAATTCTAAGTCCTTTTGCCCCAGCAGCCTTTGCCATATCTTGAACTTCTTTTGTTCTAGCTTTTAAAAGTGTAGCAACTCCTGGCCAAGGTTGGTGTCCATTGAAAACTACATTTATGTAGTCTGGATCCATTATGCCAAGGTCCATGTTAGCTTCATGTGGTTTTGGTGTTCCAAATAAAATATCTTGAACCATTTCTAAACCAATCTGGCTATTATAGATGGTTGCTATTCCAAGTCTCAAGGCTTTCATAGCTAAGGATACATGGTTGCCGTCAACATTAGTTAAGCAGCTGGCAATGCAGTTTTGTTCTTCGTGGATAGTGCCACAAGGATATATATCTATTTCCTTCCAACGTTCTATACGTTTTTTAGGAGCAAAGGCTTCAACCATTACATTTTTTTCTTCAATACCGATATGTTGTTGGCCTTCAAGGAAAATCGCAAGTTCACGAGCCATTTGATTTACATCTTGACTTGTGCTTATACCTACTTTTTCGCACATCCAAGTAAGTTTGCCAACGTCGGTGATTTGGAATGGAGTTTTCCCTTCTGCTGTTGCTTTTAGAGTACGGAAAGCTTCATAGGCATGATGACTATATGTACCTGCGCCCATTACATTTTGCATTAAGAAATTTCTCATTGCCATGGCATCGTTGCCGATTCCACAAACCCCTTTGTCTTGACCAGTTTTTTCACTGATTCTACATGGACCATTAGAGCAGAGCTGACAGCTTAATCCTTCGAGACAGAATTTACATCTTATTTTTTCTTGTAAGGCATATCTATCGAATACATTAGACATTCCGTCTTCCCGGATTCTCTTAAGCATTTCCTCAACAGAATCGTGATAGCTAACTCTTCCTTCTGTTTTTTCTAATATAGTTTCACTCATAAAGTCACTTCCTTAAGTTTATTTATTAATAATTTCCCCAAGGGGGGAGGCATTTATGTATTTATGCGAATTATTTATCTTTTGATAAAGGTAGCATTTTTAAATAGCAAGTTTTTATACTAAAAATGCTATCTCTTAAATGGCTCTATCACTGGGTTTAAAGGTGTTTTTGGGGCGAGGTAGCAAGTTTTAAAAATATAAAGACCCTATCTTTAGAAAAAAGGAATATAAATTCTCCCTATATATACATATAATTTATTATTTTATGCTACTTTTGCTACCTATAGCTATAAATGGCTCAACCAAGCCATTTGTTAGGTAGCATTTTGGGTAGCATTTTTATTTTAAATTTGCTACCCAAAATGCTATTTATAGGTTTTTCATTAAATGCTTTTAGATAATATAATTACAAGGAAGGGATTCTCGATATTGGGGAATTGGAGTAGTAATTTTTATAATATATATGGATGCAAGGAAGGGAGCTTTAATATCTGAGAATTGTATTACTGTCTTTTTTTAAATATACAGAGTTGCAGAGAAATATGGTAAAGCTATATTATTTAAAAGTAGGATATATAGATACCAGAGCCATAACTGAAAATATTCAAAAATATTTTGATGATATTACAAAGAAACAAACTGTTAACTTAAAATGAGTGTATGGGCATTTAGATAAGTTTTTGATATATTAGATGAGAGATGAATGTGGGTGGCTTGAAGATAAGAATATATATAGGGTTCTGATAGTCTATTGGGCGAGAGATGAAAGAGGATGGCTGGGAGAATCGGTAATCTATATAAGAGAAATATATATAGTTCTAATGGAGGTACATAGATGAAAATAATAAATTTTGGTTCGTTAAATATAGATAAGGTGTACAATGTAAATAATTTTGTAAAGGCTGGTGAAACTATAGCCTCAAATTCTATGAAGCTGTTTCCAGGAGGCAAGGGTTTAAATCAAACTATTGCTATTGCTAGAGCTGGAGGCGAGGTTTATCATGCAGGAGCTATAGGATATGATGGAGCTTTACTGGAGGAGTGTTTAAAAGTTGACAAGGTAAAGGTTGATTATCTTCAAAGACTGGAGGAGCCAAGTGGTCACGCTATTATTCAAGTTACTGACAAAGGGGAAAATGCAATAATCGTTGATAGTGGTGCTAATGGAAAGATAGACAATGAATATGTGGATAAAGTATTGATGAATTTTAATAAGGAAGATCTTTTACTAATACAAAATGAAATAAGCAATGTAGGATATATTATTAAAAAAGCAGATGAATTAGGTTTAACCATAGTATTTAATCCCTCACCAATTACAAAGGCTATGGTTTCTTATCCACTGGATTTAGTGGATATTTTTATATTAAATGAAGTGGAGGGTGAAGCTTTAACGAAGAAGCAAAAGCCTGTAGAGATAGTTGAAAGGTTAGTTCAATTGTATCCAAAGGCAAAAATTATTTTAACTTTAGGGGAGAAGGGCTCTGTATATAAAGGGGGAGATGAGCACAACCAGTTCGGAATTTATAAAAATAAAGTAGTGGATACTACAGCAGCAGGAGATACCTTCTGTGGTTATTTCATAACCTGTTTGTCAAAAAATATAGAGACTGCTTTGGCCATGAAGTATGCCAGTGCTGCTAGTTCAATTAGTATATCAAGAGAAGGTGCAACCACATCCATTCCATATATGTCTGAAGTACAAGAGTTTATCGATAATTGTGGAAATTAAGGTATGAGTTAATATCAATTTTGGAAACCCTAATAAAAGCATTGATAAACTTAAACAGATAAGGAGTGCTATTATGAGGATGCGTATATTACCACCTACAGCTCAAAGAGTAAAAATCTATACAAGTAGGAAGTGTAACGAAAGAATAAGGCAAAGAACTGAGGACAATATAAATTATTACAAGCATAAAGGAAGAAAAGTTATTAATTCTAGGATTGAACAGTTAGATGAAGAATGGGATATTGAGAGAGTTTTAGAAACTAACGCAGCCACACTTATTATTGCCAGCAGTATTTTAGGGTTAGCTACTAAAAAGAAATGTTGGTTCATGGTTACAGGAGCAGTTGGAGGTTTTCTTTTGCAGCATGCACTACAGGGGTGGTGTCCGCCAGTTCCGATCTTTAGAAGCTTAGGAATTAGAACTGCTGACGAAATTGGTGAAGAAAAGTTTTATTATAAGAATAAATGTAACAGGTTTCTTTTTTAGTATTTCAAATATTCTACATTATGATTTGACAGGAAAGCTATTAAATCATAATGTAATTTTTTTATACCTATGTTGCAATAAAATTTCTTCATAAACTCTTTGATTTCAATAGTATCAGGTTATTTTTAGATGTATGAAACATATATATCAGGGAACTTGTATAAATTGATTTATTTGATGGGACACTTAAATTTTAGTGGCGGATAATTAGGAAAAGTTTTTAAATTTCGGTACAGGAAAATTAAGGGTCTTCATTATTTATTCATATTGAAATGCTATGCTTAAAAGATAATGTATTGCGAAAACTACTTAATTAGGGTAATCACATTGTATTTGTAATTTATTTGGAAAACCATAAATAGGATTTATAAATACGTCCATTAAAAATCTGTATTGGTTTTACTAGGGCTACATAGATTTTAATGTAGAAACATTATTGGAACTTATACATTAAGAAGTGTTGGATAATTTTTTAAATTGTAGTATTACTTAATTGTAGTAAGCTGTTAGGAGGGAAAATATGAATGGCATCCTTATAATTGAAGATGAAAAAAGTGTCTTAGAGGTTACTAAAGCTTATTTAGAAAGAGAAGGCTATAGAGTATATTGCGCTGAAAATGGCTTAGAGGGAATCAAATTATTTAAAAAAAATGATATTCAGTTAGTGATTTTAGATCTAATGCTTCCTGATATTGAAGGAGAAGAAGTTTGCAAAATTCTTCGAAAGATATCTGAGGTATATATTTTTATGCTTACAGCAAAAGCTTCCTTAAGTGATAAAATAGAAGGTCTTAATATCGGAGCAGATGAGTATCTTATAAAGCCTCTAAGTCCTAGAGAATTAACGGCAAGAGTTAATGCGTTATTTAGAAGAATTGGAGTTGAAGAACCTAAAGCTCTTTCCTTTAGTAATAGTCATCTAGTAATTAATAAAACTGATAGGTCTGTAAAAATAGATGGAATAGAAGTAAGTTTAACCCCTAATGAGTTTGATATTTTATATCTTCTTGCAGCAAATAGAGGGAGAGCTTTTACCAGGGAAGATATAATTGAAAGGGTTTTTACCATGGATTTTGAGGGTTCTGATAGAACCATTGATGCGCATATAAAAAATTTACGTAAGAAAATAGAAGAGAATAGTAAGGAACCTAGGTATATACTGACAGTTACAAGGATAGGATATAAATTTGGTGGTGAAAATTAATGCAAAGCATCAGAAAAAGATTAAATGTCATTATTGTGATATGTGCAATAATTGCTTTAGTTATATCAGCTTTTTTCGTTAATATAGCTGTTAACAAAACATTTAATAATTATATGAATGACATACAAGAAAAGAGGAATATTAGATTAGTTGAGTACTTTCAGCAGATATATCAAAGAGATGGAAAATGGACAGAAAGTTCAGGAAAAGAAATGCTTCACGAAGCCTATATGAGCAATTACTGTTTATCTCTTCTTGATAAGAATAGAAATATAATATGGGAAATGGATCCTAATGATATTGAACATGCAGACCATGTGATGTTAAGCACAAGTGAAGGAGTTTATACCACTAATACCTTAGCAATAGAAATTAATGGAGAGGCTCAAGGATATTTAATTATTGGACAGTATTCACCTATACTGCTTTCTGAGGAAGATGTTAATTTTAAATTAACCATAAACAAGAGCATTATAATAAGTGTTATAGCTGCAATAATTATAATAACAATAATAAGTCTTCTAGTAGCAAAACAGTTTTCTGCCCCTATAAAAGCTGTAGCTGATAGGTCTATTCAGTTATCGAAAGGGGACTATCAAGCACAATTAAATATAACTACGGATATTTATGAAATTAAGGATTTAATAGATAATATTAATGACCTTGGTAGTAAGCTTTCCAGCCAAGAAATGTTGAGAAAACGTTTGGTATCAGATATATCCCATGAAATAAGAACTCCTTTAAATATTCTTCAAAATAACCTAGAGGCTATGATTGATGGAATCAAGCCTGTTACAGAGGAAGGGTTAATTGCATTAAATGAAGAGGTAATTAGATTTGGAAAGCTTTTAAATAATTTAAACTCCCTTAAGCAAGTTGATGAGGAAGTAGATCTGCATTTTCAAATGGTTGACCTTGGAGAGTTACTTAGTTATGTTTGTAGAGATTTTACTCTAACTGCTGAGGAAAAGGAGATAGACTTCCAAATAGATATACAAGAGGAAAACTTAATAATTTTAGGAGACGAAGATAAGTTAAAACAAGTTTTTATAAATCTCTTGTCTAATAGTATAAAGTTTACTCCGAAAAATGGAACTGTAAGGGTAACACTAAAAGAAGAGATTGGTTTTGGCATAGTAGAAGTTGTGGATACTGGCATTGGCATAGATACAGAGGATTTACCTTTTATTTTTGAACATCTATATAGAGGAGATAAGAGTAGACATAAGATTGAAGGTAGTGGTATTGGCCTTGCAATAGTAAAGAGAATATTAAGCCTTCATTCAGCAGAGATAAAAGTGAGAAGTGAAAAAAATAAAGGTACGGTTTTTGCTATTTATTTTAAAAAAGAGATAATTTAAAATAGAGAACCAATATATGCACAGCATGTGTAATGTTTTGTAAGTTATGTTATAATAAGCATCGAGAAAAACTATAATCTAATGAACAATAGTAATTTATGATGATGTAAGAGAGGATGAGTAATGGAAAACTCACTGGGAAAACTAATTGGT is a window encoding:
- a CDS encoding ribokinase, whose amino-acid sequence is MKIINFGSLNIDKVYNVNNFVKAGETIASNSMKLFPGGKGLNQTIAIARAGGEVYHAGAIGYDGALLEECLKVDKVKVDYLQRLEEPSGHAIIQVTDKGENAIIVDSGANGKIDNEYVDKVLMNFNKEDLLLIQNEISNVGYIIKKADELGLTIVFNPSPITKAMVSYPLDLVDIFILNEVEGEALTKKQKPVEIVERLVQLYPKAKIILTLGEKGSVYKGGDEHNQFGIYKNKVVDTTAAGDTFCGYFITCLSKNIETALAMKYASAASSISISREGATTSIPYMSEVQEFIDNCGN
- a CDS encoding sensor histidine kinase, with translation MQSIRKRLNVIIVICAIIALVISAFFVNIAVNKTFNNYMNDIQEKRNIRLVEYFQQIYQRDGKWTESSGKEMLHEAYMSNYCLSLLDKNRNIIWEMDPNDIEHADHVMLSTSEGVYTTNTLAIEINGEAQGYLIIGQYSPILLSEEDVNFKLTINKSIIISVIAAIIIITIISLLVAKQFSAPIKAVADRSIQLSKGDYQAQLNITTDIYEIKDLIDNINDLGSKLSSQEMLRKRLVSDISHEIRTPLNILQNNLEAMIDGIKPVTEEGLIALNEEVIRFGKLLNNLNSLKQVDEEVDLHFQMVDLGELLSYVCRDFTLTAEEKEIDFQIDIQEENLIILGDEDKLKQVFINLLSNSIKFTPKNGTVRVTLKEEIGFGIVEVVDTGIGIDTEDLPFIFEHLYRGDKSRHKIEGSGIGLAIVKRILSLHSAEIKVRSEKNKGTVFAIYFKKEII
- a CDS encoding YgaP family membrane protein, with product MRMRILPPTAQRVKIYTSRKCNERIRQRTEDNINYYKHKGRKVINSRIEQLDEEWDIERVLETNAATLIIASSILGLATKKKCWFMVTGAVGGFLLQHALQGWCPPVPIFRSLGIRTADEIGEEKFYYKNKCNRFLF
- the cooS gene encoding anaerobic carbon-monoxide dehydrogenase catalytic subunit — translated: MSETILEKTEGRVSYHDSVEEMLKRIREDGMSNVFDRYALQEKIRCKFCLEGLSCQLCSNGPCRISEKTGQDKGVCGIGNDAMAMRNFLMQNVMGAGTYSHHAYEAFRTLKATAEGKTPFQITDVGKLTWMCEKVGISTSQDVNQMARELAIFLEGQQHIGIEEKNVMVEAFAPKKRIERWKEIDIYPCGTIHEEQNCIASCLTNVDGNHVSLAMKALRLGIATIYNSQIGLEMVQDILFGTPKPHEANMDLGIMDPDYINVVFNGHQPWPGVATLLKARTKEVQDMAKAAGAKGLRIVGSIETGQELLQRFEVDDVFVGHMGNWLTIEPLLATGTVDVFAMEENCSPPAIDMYAEKYQITLVAVSTIIDLPGIKYKIPYDPTEVDQMADELINLAIENFKKRKERKIVPKVPQKIQKAITGFSTEAVLGALGNKLDPLVQVISEGKIKGVVALANCSTLRNGPQDWVTVNLTKELIKKDILVVAGGCGNHALEVAGLCTLEAANEIAGEGLKAVCNLLKIPPVLSFGTCTDTGRISMLVTALAEHLNVDVPDLPIAVTAPEWMEQKATIDGVFALAYGTYTHLSPVPFMTGAPELVALLTEKAKGVTGGNIALGDDPVQVAKNIEAHIIEKRKALGLN
- a CDS encoding response regulator transcription factor; translated protein: MNGILIIEDEKSVLEVTKAYLEREGYRVYCAENGLEGIKLFKKNDIQLVILDLMLPDIEGEEVCKILRKISEVYIFMLTAKASLSDKIEGLNIGADEYLIKPLSPRELTARVNALFRRIGVEEPKALSFSNSHLVINKTDRSVKIDGIEVSLTPNEFDILYLLAANRGRAFTREDIIERVFTMDFEGSDRTIDAHIKNLRKKIEENSKEPRYILTVTRIGYKFGGEN